Below is a genomic region from Desulfobotulus pelophilus.
TGACGCCGTAGAGGGCCATGGGGATGACGGTACGACGGATGATCAGGCCTTCCACGCCCACAAGGCCGACGGTGGCAGAGGCGGCCACAACGTTATGGACACAGATCATGTTGCCCATGGCCGCACCCACACCCTGCAGGCCCATAACGATCTCCCGGCTGGCACCGATGGTGGTGGCTAGTCCGTACTGGAAATCGGAGAAGAGCAGGTCGGAAACGGTGGCGGAACCTGTGATGAAAGCACCAAGCGCACCCACATAGGCGGCAAAGAAGGGCCAGCTCTGGCCTGCAATGGCAGCTACGGCCGTGGCCATGGAAAGGGGCATGGAGTGGTAGCCCATGGCATTATTGCCGGATTGCCGCATGATTTCCACCAGAGCCACGGCAAAGAGCATGGCGATGGTTGGATTTTTCAGGCGGATGAAGCTGTCTTTCCATGCCTGAGCCGCTTTGGCCGCAGGGATTTTATGCAGGAAGATGGTGATCAGAGCAACGAGCATAAAGGGGATAACGCCGGGCAGATAGAAAGGCGTCATGGTGAAGTTGACGGTTTCATAGCCAAGGATCTGGGGAAAACTGATCTTGAACGAGGTAACAATACCTTTAAAGGGCAGGCTTCCTATACGGGTGAGGACCAGAAGTACCGCAATAATAATATAGGGCAGCCATGCCATGAACTGGCTCATGTGGGGTTTGAGATCTTTGGAGCCCACTTCGATTTCACCCATCCACTCCTTGTCCCAGGAGCTGCGCTCACCGAAGTCCCAGTTTGTATCCGGCATGAAAAGCCCTTTTTTGGCTGCGGTGATTACGATGCCAAGACCCACAAGCCCGCCGATGAGAGAGGGGAATTCCACACCCACAAAGAAGGCTGTCAGCAGATAGGGCACGTTGAAGGCAATGGAGGCAAAAAGGGCAAATTTCCAGGCACCAAGGCCTTCTTTCCAGGATTTGTTTTTGCCGAAAAAACGGGTAAGAAAACACACAAGGAAAACCAGGAAGCCAAGGGCCACAATGGCATGCATGACAGCGGCCCATTGGCCGACATTCATGAGAAAGCCGTTAAAGCTTGTAAAACCGATGTTTTCACCGGCGGCAATGGCGGCATTTACGGGAGTTTCCAGGGTCATCATGCCAAACCATACAGGAGTACCCACGGCTCCGAAGGTGACGGGGATGGAGTTGGATACCAGGGCAACACAGACTGCTGCAAGGGCGGGGAAGCCTAAGCCCAGAAGCAGAGGGGCTGCAAGGGCAGCCGGAGTTCCGAAACCTGCAGAGCCTTCAATAAAAGCACCGAACATAAAAGCAATGATGATGGTCTGGATGCGTCTGTCCGGGGATATGCCCATGAAGCCGTAGCTGATGGTTTCCATGGCCCCGCTGACCTGCATGGTATACAGAATGACAATGGCACCGAAAACAATGATGAGCACGTTGATGGCGCTGCCGAAACCGGCAAGGGTTGAGGCGGCTAAAAACCCGAAATCCATGTTCCATACGGTCATGCCCAGCAGGGCACAGACGAGCCAGGCGAGGGGCATGGCCTTGGTGGCAGGCCAGCGCATACCGACCATCAGCACCAGAACAAGGGCAATGGGTACAAAAGCAATCAAAGCAAGCATTCCAATGGACATCACAGGCCTCCTTGATAAAAATAAGTGCAGGGATTTCGGGTGAGTCCCTGACATGAATGGTAAAGGATCACTCCGGGATGTCCGGGACGGGGAAGGGGGGAGTCCCGAGACTGTGAAACGCCGTTTGTTTTTCGGACGATGTCTCGCCCGGAGTGGTATCCGTTCCAAGACTTAGCGATAATTGTGCCATTGTCTTTAATTCTTTTTATTTCAATTCTTTATACTTAAGTGCTAAGCCGTTTCGGCAAGTGTGAAGGTTGCCGGGTCTGAAAAACAGGAATGGAATTCCGTGAGAAGGGTTTGTGTTTGGCATTGTTGAACAGATTTTGGTGTTTGTTTCAAAAACTTGTAGAAATGGTGTCCGGAAAATCGGATTCAGTATTCTTCTTTTTAGGATTTGGACTGGTAGAGCAGGTCAACTCCGCTGTCTTTGGCGAGTAAACAGCGTTTTGTGTCGGGCCGCAAATAGCCTTTTTTGAGGATTTTGTCCTTTTTATCCGTCTGGCCGGGCTTTCAATGGCTGGAAAGTATGACCCAGGGGGAGGTTTTTTACGGATATCCTTGCATGATTGTCACTCATTCATTATGGAAGAGTCTTTATGATATCGGGTTTCAGTTGAAAATACAAAAGAAAAAACCGGACTGTGCCCCTCCTGTCATGCTTGCGGTGTTTCCCCTCTGCCTGTGGAATGTTTTTTCATGGGAACTTTGTGTTCCGGGAAAAGATTGTTTCTTGTACAGTGTTGTGACATGGGTTGCTGAATGGCATATTTTGGGTGAGTGAAAATTATGATGACTGTAAAAAACACGAGCCGCCTGTTTCTGATGGGAATCATGTTGTCTGTTTTGCTGCTTTCCGCTGCGGCAGGTGCGGACGAAAGATTGAAAAAGAGGGTGGTGTATCTGAATTCCTATGAAGATGGCTATGTCTGGTCTGACACCCTGCTGCAGGGAGTACGGGATGTGCTGCAGGAAACGTCCTATGCCGTTGAGCTGCATGTGGAATACATGGATACGAAACGTTATCCGGATCCCGGCCTTCGTCCTTACTTGATGGATCTGTATGCGTATAAATATGGTGACCTTTCCATCGATGCTGTAGTTGCAGCAGATGACTATGCCTTTGATTTTATACTGGAACACAGAGATCTGCTTTTTCCTGGAATTCCCATAGTCTTCTGCGGGGTTAATGATTATCAGCCCCATCGGATAGAGGGGATTCCCGCCATCACCGGTGTGGCGGAAAGCTTCAGTGTGGTGGAGAATGTGGAACTGGCGCTCCGATTCCGGCCTTCTGCCAGACGTATGGTGGTGGTGGGAGATGAGTCTTTTACGGGAGGAGCCACCATGGCCGTTATCCGTCAGGTGGCTCATCTTTTTGAGGACAGACTGGATATTGAGTACTGGTCTGACCTTGATATGGAGGTTGCCATCGATGCTGTGGGGCGTTTGCCTGAGGATACCTTTATTTTTTATGTGCCATATTATGAGTATCTTCAAGGAACTTATTACAGTGCGGATGATATTCTGGAGCGTATCTGTCAAAATGCCAGTGTTCCGGTATTTACTTTCTGGGAGTTTCTTATGGGTTCCGGAGCAGTGGGAGGACAGCTGACCAGCGGATCCCGCCATGGAAAAATGGCTGGTGAGATGCTTGTGCAGGTTCTTGACGGCATGCTTCCTGAAAAAATTCCTGTGATTACAGAAGATCCTTATATTTTGCTTTTTGATTATCTGGCTTTGCAGCGTTGGGGCATCCGTTCGGCACTCTTGCCGGACGGAAGCCATTTTATTAATGAGCCCAGGCATTTTTATGAACTGAACCGGGAGGTTTTCTGGACAATCATGGGAAGCATGGCTCTGCTTGCCGGTGTTCTCATTCTTCTTGTACTGAACATTGCAAGACGCAGGGTGGTCGAGGAAAAAATAAAGGACCAGCTGTCTTTTCTGAAAATTTT
It encodes:
- a CDS encoding L-lactate permease, yielding MSIGMLALIAFVPIALVLVLMVGMRWPATKAMPLAWLVCALLGMTVWNMDFGFLAASTLAGFGSAINVLIIVFGAIVILYTMQVSGAMETISYGFMGISPDRRIQTIIIAFMFGAFIEGSAGFGTPAALAAPLLLGLGFPALAAVCVALVSNSIPVTFGAVGTPVWFGMMTLETPVNAAIAAGENIGFTSFNGFLMNVGQWAAVMHAIVALGFLVFLVCFLTRFFGKNKSWKEGLGAWKFALFASIAFNVPYLLTAFFVGVEFPSLIGGLVGLGIVITAAKKGLFMPDTNWDFGERSSWDKEWMGEIEVGSKDLKPHMSQFMAWLPYIIIAVLLVLTRIGSLPFKGIVTSFKISFPQILGYETVNFTMTPFYLPGVIPFMLVALITIFLHKIPAAKAAQAWKDSFIRLKNPTIAMLFAVALVEIMRQSGNNAMGYHSMPLSMATAVAAIAGQSWPFFAAYVGALGAFITGSATVSDLLFSDFQYGLATTIGASREIVMGLQGVGAAMGNMICVHNVVAASATVGLVGVEGLIIRRTVIPMALYGVIVGTLGLLFAYILFPATF